From one Gossypium hirsutum isolate 1008001.06 chromosome D08, Gossypium_hirsutum_v2.1, whole genome shotgun sequence genomic stretch:
- the LOC107928318 gene encoding myb-related protein 308, producing the protein MGHRCCSKQKVKRGLWSPEEDDKLVKHITTHGHGSWSSVPKLAGLQRCGKSCRLRWINYLRPDLKRGSFTAEEEQIIIDVHRILGNRWAQIAKHLPGRTDNEVKNFWNSCIKKKLLSQGLDPKTHNLLSSRQRASNKLACKYSSSSPSSQSQHGSFTVFNITSHAKDTNNNNTTTMMMNPPPPVVTFPHQSPNPNTTYAQNLYGSSMDTPFVSSSSCFGNMLYESDPCIWDDANAVVETFEEPRVDSLPPAPQPQQQENDDKIDMDCSLMEGGAGSFDLGLLESTLLCAAMDDFGWNF; encoded by the exons ATGGGCCATCGTTGCTGCAGCAAACAGAAGGTTAAAAGAGGGTTATGGTCACCTGAAGAAGATGACAAGCTCGTCAAACATATCACTACCCATGGCCATGGAAGCTGGAGCTCTGTCCCTAAACTTGCTG GCTTGCAGAGGTGTGGGAAGAGCTGTAGGTTGAGATGGATAAACTACTTAAGACCAGACTTGAAGAGGGGTTCTTTCACAGCTGAGGAAGAACAGATAATCATTGATGTTCATAGAATTTTAGGCAACAG ATGGGCTCAAATAGCCAAGCATCTTCCTGGGAGAACAGACAATGAAGTGAAGAACTTTTGGAACTCTTGCATCAAGAAAAAGCTACTCTCCCAAGGCCTTGACCCCAAAACGCACAACCTCCTTTCTTCACGTCAAAGAGCTTCTAATAAACTTGCATGCAAAtattcatcatcatcaccatcatcacaATCACAACATGGTTCCTTCACTGTTTTCAACATCACTTCACATGCTAAAGATACCAACAACAACAACACCACCACAATGATGATGAACCCACCGCCACCTGTTGTTACATTCCCTCATCAAAGCCCAAACCCTAACACTACTTATGCTCAAAACCTTTACGGTTCATCAATGGATACCCCATTTGTTTCTTCATCATCTTGCTTTGGTAACATGTTGTATGAAAGTGATCCTTGCATTTGGGATGATGCTAATGCTGTGGTTGAAACATTTGAAGAACCAAGAGTGGATAGCTTGCCACCAGCACCACAACCACAACAACAAGAGAATGATGATAAAATTGATATGGATTGTTCATTAATGGAGGGTGGTGCTGGTAGCTTTGACCTTGGATTACTTGAGTCCACACTTCTGTGTGCAGCAATGGATGATTTTGGATGGAACTTTTAA
- the LOC107928292 gene encoding NAC domain-containing protein 86, which yields MAPMSLPPGFRFHPTDEELVAYYLHNKITGRPIELEVIPEVDLYKFEPWDLPDKSYLPSKDMEWYFYSPRDKKYPNGSRTNRATRGGYWKATGKDRAVQSQKRAVGIKKTLVYYRGRAPHGIRTNWVMHEYRLLNSTLKDCYALCRVFKKNIQILKPKEEEAVGNNNNVDKEKQLHGEETSGNEIPKGRQVEIEDENLITSSSDLTQGTSYETGMAMADDNQPPFTSDEANSSANNISSSLAMDFSSNLIQAEGYTNVEYQVPYPPLELEDFPQINLSETKAEMMDEYMVYDKYKDYMNGSLEEIFSLCSSQDISMPLYMHQD from the exons ATGGCTCCAATGAGTCTCCCTCCCGGTTTTAGGTTCCATCCAACTGATGAAGAACTTGTTGCTTACTATCTCCACAACAAAATCACCGGTCGCCCCATCGAGCTCGAAGTTATCCCCGAAGTTGATCTCTACAAATTCGAGCCTTGGGATTTACCAG ATAAGTCATATCTACCTAGCAAAGACATGGAATGGTATTTTTACAGTCCAAGGGATAAGAAGTACCCGAACGGGTCGAGAACGAACCGGGCGACACGCGGCGGGTATTGGAAAGCCACCGGAAAAGATAGGGCCGTACAGTCTCAAAAGAGAGCTGTTGGTATTAAAAAAACACTGGTTTACTATAGAGGAAGAGCTCCCCATGGCATTAGAACCAATTGGGTCATGCATGAATATCGCTTGCTCAACTCTACTTTaaag GATTGTTATGCATTATGTCGTGTGTTCAAGAAGAACATACAAATCCTTAaaccaaaagaagaagaagctgtTGGAAATAACAACAATGTAGACAAGGAAAAACAATTACATGGTGAGGAAACAAGTGGAAATGAAATCCCTAAAGGCAGACAAGTTGAAATTGAAGATGAGAATTTAATTACCTCCTCTTCAGATTTGACTCAAGGAACATCTTATGAAACTGGTATGGCCATGGCAGATGATAATCAACCTCCATTTACCTCTGATGAAGCTAACAGTTCAGCTAATAATATATCATCATCTCTTGCCATGGATTTCTCCTCCAACTTAATCCAG GCAGAAGGGTACACAAATGTTGAGTATCAAGTTCCATATCCACCATTAGAGCTTGAAGACTTCCCACAAATAAATTTATCAGAGACAAAAGCAGAAATGATGGATGAATACATGGTGTATGACAAGTATAAGGACTACATGAATGGATCTTTAGAAGAGATTTTCTCTCTTTGTTCCTCTCAAGATATTTCCATGCCTCTCTACATGCACCAAGATTAA